In one Diabrotica virgifera virgifera chromosome 5, PGI_DIABVI_V3a genomic region, the following are encoded:
- the LOC126885511 gene encoding uncharacterized protein LOC126885511, with product MRDSTKNLKVMEGVESDINTEKQEQEQKSEENLPVSETKFETELKLSEDSDDDIETSDESDSEANVKKALKDEEALLKLGQPKETESGNFFDRPDPNKLQLFFEFHPKVPVAQKDVPFNVEKAFTRNNKTKRKWLSYSEERKALFCTICLAYSVESNKDQSSAFARGMSDWKHVYQRINEHESSISYGKNCETYFMYIKNQTIEKILFGNVVEMRNKKVASNRHVLDVIIDVIKLIGKRGLSYRGTANEAAYNLENENLDHGNFLEIILLLSKFDVILKKHLDAIVKKSKSYHNRKIKRRAGNFYTFLSKTTVNSIIVIITEIILKKISSEIQTATMFSIEIDSTQDISVTDQCSVVTRYVYNGTIHERLLAVVPCHNSTGKGFHTMIHDILVKNGLDEKNCIADSTDGAANMQGRYSGFSSFMVQENSNHVHVWCYAHILNLVLTDIFKSHIKAASFFSLLNCIAAFFKESHQRMGYWLDIGNNARSQKLQLIGETRWWSKEAALSKIFGNLNEPNKALYVDLIDILNTIENSQKIKPDARATAANYKAQLLKYENILIGHIFLKLFSITGPLSRYIQTTGLDLLKCNFMVNDSILSLKKMQRNFPDIEASADKFVGWAKLSFERRDFEFFIEEQLHEFRSKKKKKFFDEKTSDEIPVSPKENFRIVFFNVIADTAVESISRIFANNAELCRDLNILDPNNFEEIAKGELPENSLKILSEKLIQFDSSATPAKLKEELASFASNWKHIKLTIEDSYEINYARLDVGLDDSSYAQSDVDEDDCITKQSTKSRVCIESNKCQNCVICCYGSILKYNLFKGAYSTLVLAYQYILSLPISQVACERSFSTLKFIKNRLRNSLSDNRLESFMLMNIENDILSDINNDEIINRLGQTTKVMKDALISNSEDEPFQSSGSEFLPSNDSGTSENNLYEEKESADKEAGNNKHGQKKTKDPKSWKRNVQKIKRARGEVYKSTTTRKVVPERKQGDDCKCSKKCIEKLSETEKQEIM from the exons GGGTAGAAAGTGATATTAACACGGAAAAACAAGAGCAAGAGCAAAAATCCGAAGAAAATTTACCGGTTTCAGAAACTAAATTTGAAACTGAGTTAAAGCTGTCAGAGGACTCGGACGACGACATAGAGACAAGTGATGAAAGCGATAGTGAAGCTAATGTAAAAAAGGCACTTAAAGACGAAGAGGCGCTACTAAAGCTGGGACAGCCGAAAGAGACAGAATCTGGCAATTTCTTCGACCGTCCCGATCCCAATAAATTACAGCTATTTTTTGAATTCCATCCAAAGGTACCTGTCGCACAAAAAGATGTACCTTTCAATGTGGAAAAAGCGTTTACGcgtaataataaaacaaaaaggaAATGGTTGAGCTATAGTGAAGAAAGAAAGGCACTTTTCTGCACAATTTGTCTTGCTTATTCAGTTGAGAGTAATAAAGATCAAAGTTCTGCTTTTGCAAGAGGTATGTCTGATTGGAAACATGTATATCAGCGAATAAATGAGCATGAAAGTTCAATCAGTTATGGAAAAAACTGCGAAACATATTTCatgtatattaaaaatcaaacaattgaaaaaatactttttggaaACGTTGTTGAAATGAGAAATAAAAAAGTTGCAAGCAATCGGCACGTTTTGGATGTTATTATTGATGTTATAAAACTAATTGGCAAACGAGGACTTTCTTATCGGGGCACAGCAAATGAAGCTGCATACAATCTAGAAAATGAAAACCTAGATCATggtaattttttggaaataatctTACTTTTATcgaaatttgatgttattttgaaGAAACATTTGGAcgccattgttaaaaaaagcaaAAGTTATCACAATAGAAAAATCAAACGTCGAGCTGGAAATTTCTACACATTTTTGTCAAAAACTACTGTAAATTCAATCATTGTCATAATCACAGAAATTATTCTAAAGAAGATTTCTTCAGAGATACAGACTGCCACTATGTTCTCTATAGAAATAGACAGCACTCAAGATATTTCAGTAACAGACCAATGTTCAGTTGTAACAAG gtATGTTTACAACGGAACAATTCACGAACGCCTTCTTGCAGTTGTTCCTTGTCACAATTCAACAGGGAAGGGATTTCATACCATGATTCATGACATACTGGTAAAAAATGGTTTGGATGAAAAAAATTGTATTGCTGACTCTACTGATGGGGCGGCTAATATGCAAGGGAGATATTCGGGATTCTCCAGTTTCATGGTCCAGGAAAATTCAAATCATGTTCATGTTTGGTGTTATGCGCATATTTTAAATCTTGTTCTGACAGACATTTTTAAATCCCACATTAAGGCCGCATCATTTTTTTCATTACTGAATTGTATAGCAGCATTTTTTAAAGAATCTCATCAACGCATGGGTTACTGGTTGGACATTGGTAACAATGCTAGATCACAGAAACTTCAGTTGATAGGAGAAACTCGTTGGTGGTCAAAGGAAGCAGCGCTCAGTAAAATTTTTGGTAATTTAAATGAACCTAATAAAGCACTGTACGTTGATTTAATTGACATTCTTAATACAATTGaaaattcacaaaaaattaagCCAGATGCAAGAGCGACTGCTGCAAATTACAAAGCACAATTACTGAAATACGAAAATATTTTAATTGGGCACATATTCTTAAAACTGTTCTCTATAACAGGCCCTTTATCAAGATATATTCAGACAACAGGGTtagatttattaaaatgtaactTTATGGTTAATGATTCTATactgagtttaaaaaaaatgcaacgAAATTTTCCAGACATTGAAGCATCTGCAGATAAATTTGTAGGGTGGGCTAAACTCTCTTTTGAAAGGAGAGACTTCGAATTTTTTATTGAAGAACAATTGCACGAGTTTCgatcaaaaaagaaaaagaaattctTTGATGAGAAAACTTCTGATGAAATCCCAGTAAGCCCAAAAGAAAAttttagaattgttttttttaacgTTATTGCGGATACTGCAGTAGAATCAATCAGTAGAATATTTGCAAACAACGCTGAATTATGTAGGGATCTGAACATTTTAGATCCAAATAATTTTGAAGAAATCGCCAAAGGTGAGCTACCTGAGAATTCTCTAAAAATATTGTCAGAAAAATTAATACAGTTTGATTCTTCTGCAACTCCTGCAAAGTTGAAAGAAGAGTTAGCAAGCTTTGCAAGCAACTGGAAACATATTAAATTAACAATTGAAGATTCATATGAAATAAATTATGCTAGACTTGATGTGGGGTTAGACGACTCTTCTTATGCACAGTCAGATGTAGACGAAGATGACTGTATAACAAAACAGAGTACAAAATCAAGGGTGTGCATCGAATCTAACAAATGTCAGAACTGTGTCATTTGTTGCTACGGttcaattttaaaatataatttgtttaagGGGGCTTATTCCACGCTGGTATTGGCTTATCAATATATACTTTCATTGCCCATCTCGCAAGTGGCATGTGAACGATCGTTTTCAActttaaaatttatcaaaaatagatTAAGAAACTCCTTGTCTGATAATAGACTCGAGTCGTTCATGCTGATGAATATTGAAAATGATATACTGAGCGATATCAACAATGATGAAATTATTAATCGTTTGGGTCAAACAACCAAAGTAATGAAGGACGctttaat TTCAAATAGTGAGGATGAACCATTTCAAAGTTCAGGCAGCGAGTTTCTGCCTTCGAATGATTCTGGTACATCTGAAAATAATTTATATGAAGAGAAGGAGTCCGCTGATAAAGAGGCTGGAAATAATAAACATGGACAAAAGAAAACGAAAGATCCCAAGAGCTGGAAAAGAAATGTGCAGAAAATAAAAAGAGCTAGAGGTGAAGTTTATAAATCTACGACAACGAGAAAAGTGGTACCAGAAAGGAAACAAGGCGATGATTGCAAATGTAGTAAGAAATGCATAGAAAAACTTTCAGAAACCGAAAAGCAGGAAATAATGTAG